The Methylocaldum marinum genome includes the window TTTTCTTTCCGCTACGGTGGGCCAGGGATACTCCCATCAGGATTCGAACCGTTCCGTTCAGGTCGATGCGAAGCTCGTAAATTTCGCCGGCATCCATGGGAAGGTCGGTATCGAGCTCGACGAGACAGCCCTTAAGGGACAGGTCCGCGATCTTGCATGGAAAGCCTTCGTCTTTGTGAAAGAGTGTCGCAGGCGCATCATGGGCTATGCGATGAAAGTGGCGTTTTTCCGAACGCCTGATGCTGGGCATTAATCGGCTCCGAGCAGTTACTCTTGAAAAAATTGCATCAGGGATTCATTGACCTTGATGAGATCGCCGTCATTCAACAGCACGGCTTCATCCTTTACGGGTTGGTCGTTGACACTCAGGGACGTACCCTCCGCCAAAGGCGAGATAAAGTACCCGTTCTTGCGCTTCGCGATGACGACTACCCCGGATCCTTCTTTTCCGAGGCGAACCAGGGATTTCTTCAACGGTATGACCAGTCCGATCTGCCGTCCGCTCAACACTTGCAGGCTGCCGTTGAAATATTTGGCGTCGGTTTCCGTCCAAACTTCCGGCTCCTGTTCAAGATCCTCAAGCCGTTCCGATCCGAAAATATCGTCCTTGTTGTAGAAAACCACATGTTTTCCGATGGTGATTTTGTCGCCATGACCGAGTGCATGCTCGACAACTTTCTTGCCATTGACGAAAACGGGAAATTCGACGTCGACTTCGCGAATGATGGTCTGCTCTCCGGTGGACTCGATAATCGCATGCACAGGAGCAACGGCCAAACTATCTATATGCAGAGCATTAGACGGATCGCGGCCGATCCTGATCTCGCCGGGCTTAAGCGTGATCGTCTGGAGAGATTGGCCTTTGAAAGTCAGCGTTAACTTGGCCATTAAAAAATTCGCC containing:
- a CDS encoding PilZ domain-containing protein — protein: MPSIRRSEKRHFHRIAHDAPATLFHKDEGFPCKIADLSLKGCLVELDTDLPMDAGEIYELRIDLNGTVRILMGVSLAHRSGKKIGLVCREIDLDSIAALKRLVELNLGDEELLERDLQALASSSND
- a CDS encoding FHA domain-containing protein produces the protein MAKLTLTFKGQSLQTITLKPGEIRIGRDPSNALHIDSLAVAPVHAIIESTGEQTIIREVDVEFPVFVNGKKVVEHALGHGDKITIGKHVVFYNKDDIFGSERLEDLEQEPEVWTETDAKYFNGSLQVLSGRQIGLVIPLKKSLVRLGKEGSGVVVIAKRKNGYFISPLAEGTSLSVNDQPVKDEAVLLNDGDLIKVNESLMQFFQE